The window atgaaattttcATTTGGGCTTCTGAAAAAACGCTCAAGCAAATTCAGCACACACACAAAAATAACGGTTTCCAGTATTGAAATATTATAAAGTAATGCAATTATTattgaatcgattgggattaccttCAATCGGCATTAGCTTATATATAGACTAGAAAAGTCGTACTCCTTCTAAATCGGTTTACATAAAATTTCTAATACAAATCTAAATCTGCTCGGATTACAACCGGGCAGATCGGTTTGTCTCGGCTCAATTTTAACCGTCAACAAAGAGGATTCTTTGGGAACGGAGGAGGTCGGGAGGCATTAAATCCCCTAAATCCCCCGCGATCCCTCCCAGTCGGATCGATCGGGCGGCCGCGAGACCGGGCGACTCGCACAGGAATCGGGAGGATTATGTGTATAGACATACTAGGTGGCTTGACCTAAATAATTTAGAAAGAGGGCTTGACGTAAAGCGTTTACATCCCCGTGGCCAATCCATCCCGTCGTCCCCGTCTCTGGTCTGCCCCTCGCCGGAGATGGTGCAGAGGTTGAGCCGCGTCGCGGTTGTAGAGGAGGACAGATGCAAGCCTAAAAAGTGTGGACAGGAGTGCAAACGAAACTGCCCCGTCGTGAAGATCGGTAAGCTCCAGCGCTTATTTCtcttgaaacttgaaagtgTAGTGAACAGTGTAGCAGGCATGTCCTGAATTGTTGGATCGTTTGATTCGGTGAATAAAAATACGGCCACCTTTTCTCTAAAAAGGGTTTTCTGGCATGAAACTGCATCCTCACGAATTGTATGGTTTGTTTCTTTGCAGGGAAGCATTGCATCGAAGTCGGTCCAAAGTCCAAGTCTGCACTCATCTCTGAAGAACTGTGCATAGGCTGTGGTATTTGCGTCAAGGTACTATTATATTGATCCACAATCTCCCAATCTCCCATCGTAATTCATCAGCAAATCAAGGGACTTTGGGCGGGTTGCAAGTTTCGCTTCGCTGTGTGGTAGAAAGTGCATCATCAGATTTGTGGTCGACATAGGGTTTTTTCTGATTGGTGGAAACTATTGCGAACCTCCCTGGCGTTCCCTTATAGTGTTTCATCTGATCTCTCTTGGTTGTACCTCAATGTTGGTCAGTTCATGCTAATTGGGTGAATAATCTTGGTTTGTTCTGACTTCTGAGTTCTATCTATGGATATATTATGAGTTCTAGATTAAGATTTGTTGATTTGATTTAAGTACTTGTTGGTGCTGAAATGTTGATTAATTTATTAAGTACATTTGATTATTCATAATATCTTTGAGTCATATGGAATTGAGAAGTCTATTGATTCTCTGTGGCTGAATATTGTCCTTTTTTTTGTTAGTCTTCGGTTTAGTTCAATAGTTATTAATTCTGTGAACACCTCTTAATTTCATACCATACTTAGACAGTATGATAGTGCTGAACTTTGTCCCAATTGCAATTTATGACTCTGGAATGCTTGAATTAGGTTCTTATATGTTGTGATTTTGTATTTCATTCATAGGCAAatctttttgtggctctcttatTTTCTATTGCACTTGCTAGTTTGGGATCGGCCATCAGCTTTTATGCTTACAACTTCAAATGTTGTAGTTCTTTACAATGTGTGGCCACAAAATCCTACAATAAATCTTCTCACTCTATCTGTCCTTTCTTCAGAAGTGCCCCTTTGGTGCCATTACCATCATCAACCTTCCAAAGGATTTGGACAGAGATACCACCCATCGCTTTGGCCCAAACAGCTTCAAATTGCACAGGTTCTCACCTTTCATCCCAAGAGCCCTAGTCTTTTCCAGGACTATTACTGATTCACATCTTCTTGCAGGCTGCCTGTCCCGAGACCTGGTCAAGTTTTGGGCCTTGTTGGGATAAATGGAATTGGAAAGTCCACAGCACTTAACATCTTAGCTGGAGCGATCAAGCCTAACTTGGGAAGATTCAATGTAATATCCTACCTGCCTTCACTTTCTTGTATCAGTTGCACAAATATGTCTATTTAGCTCTACATTTTTGCCTTCTTCCTTGGCAGAATCCACCTGATTGGCACGAAATCCTTGCATACTTCCATGGGTCTGAACTTCAGAATTACTTCAAGCGTATGGTCGAGAATAACCTCAAGGTGTGTGTTTCTTACTCAAATTTTTCCGGTCTTCACCCTTCATGAAGGGTTTGTTTTGTCGTTTTCTGCACTGGAAAACTGCTGGAATACATGCAaacatgcattttttttctctatcAGTCCACCTATGCTTTTAGCCAATAGTATGTTTCTCACCCCCTTGTGCTCCCCTCTCTACAGCCAATCATGAAGCCTCAGGTTGAGATAATACATAAAAACCGGAATTCTTGTCGAGGAATTGTAGGCCAACTACTTGATCGGAAGGATGAGAGGGGTACGAAAGATCAGCTGTGCAACGAACTTCAATTGAGTGAAATTATTGACCGAGAAGTAGCCAAACTTTCCGGTGGTGAGCTTCAAAGAGTTGGAATAGCAGCCGCTGCCCTACAAAGTGCGGAAATTTACATGTTTGATGAGCCATCAAGTTATCTTGATGTTAGGCAGAGGCTAAATGCTGCAAGAGTAATAAAGTCCCTGCTTAGAACAAACAGGTATGGATACCTCTTATCATGATTAACCCCCTGAGTCTTGACTGAAAACTCAAGGAACTTAGCATATCTTACCTCCCTGATTTTCTTTCCAGCTATGTCATCGTGGTGGAACATGACTTGAGTGTCTTAGATTACATGTCTGACTATGTTTGCTGTTTATATGGAAAACCTGGAGCATATGGCGTTGTTACACTGCCATTTTCGGTTCGAGAAGGTGTCAATATTTTCTTGGCTGGATTTATTCCAACAGAAAACCTTCGGTTCCGAGATGAATCTCTTACTTTCAAGGTGAGCTAACATCTACACATAGGATCTAAGATCCTTTTTCAGTTCTGAAACTTTATTCTTATATGTCATGTTTGTGTTGTCCTTTTAGATTGTGGATGCCCAGGAAGATGCTGAGATCAAGACATATCAGCAGTACAAGTACCCTACCATGAGCAAAACAATTGGTAACTTTAAACTCACTGTCGTGGAAGGTGAATTCACTGATTCTCAGATTGTTGTGATGCTTGGTGAGAACGGGACAGGGAAGACCACATTCATCAGGATGCTAGTAGATCTCTCTCCACCCTTTCCTCCACCTCCCTTGTCTCTCACTCTTGTGCTTAAAATGATACAAATGGATGCTCTGCACTCTAGATTTATCTACTATTATACAAGGTGGAATAAATACGGA is drawn from Panicum virgatum strain AP13 chromosome 1N, P.virgatum_v5, whole genome shotgun sequence and contains these coding sequences:
- the LOC120654330 gene encoding ABC transporter E family member 2-like isoform X4; the protein is MVQRLSRVAVVEEDRCKPKKCGQECKRNCPVVKIGKHCIEVGPKSKSALISEELCIGCGICVKKCPFGAITIINLPKDLDRDTTHRFGPNSFKLHRLPVPRPGQVLGLVGINGIGKSTALNILAGAIKPNLGRFNNPPDWHEILAYFHGSELQNYFKRMVENNLKPIMKPQVEIIHKNRNSCRGIVGQLLDRKDERGTKDQLCNELQLSEIIDREVAKLSGGELQRVGIAAAALQSAEIYMFDEPSSYLDVRQRLNAARVIKSLLRTNSYVIVVEHDLSVLDYMSDYVCCLYGKPGAYGVVTLPFSVREGVNIFLAGFIPTENLRFRDESLTFKIVDAQEDAEIKTYQQYKYPTMSKTIGNFKLTVVEGEFTDSQIVVMLGENGTGKTTFIRMLAGVEKPDTVDGVDIEVPEFYVSYKPQKIALTYPGSSAFIMWTATEGSNMCLSRKACRYLPD
- the LOC120654330 gene encoding ABC transporter E family member 2-like isoform X1, producing the protein MVQRLSRVAVVEEDRCKPKKCGQECKRNCPVVKIGKHCIEVGPKSKSALISEELCIGCGICVKKCPFGAITIINLPKDLDRDTTHRFGPNSFKLHRLPVPRPGQVLGLVGINGIGKSTALNILAGAIKPNLGRFNNPPDWHEILAYFHGSELQNYFKRMVENNLKPIMKPQVEIIHKNRNSCRGIVGQLLDRKDERGTKDQLCNELQLSEIIDREVAKLSGGELQRVGIAAAALQSAEIYMFDEPSSYLDVRQRLNAARVIKSLLRTNSYVIVVEHDLSVLDYMSDYVCCLYGKPGAYGVVTLPFSVREGVNIFLAGFIPTENLRFRDESLTFKIVDAQEDAEIKTYQQYKYPTMSKTIGNFKLTVVEGEFTDSQIVVMLGENGTGKTTFIRMLAGVEKPDTVDGVDIEVPEFYVSYKPQKIALTYPGTVRQFLHEKIRDSYTHPQFVSDVMKPLKMEQLIDQEVLHLSCGQQQRVAICVCLGKPADIYLIDEQSASLDAEQRIVASKVIKRFVLHANKTAFIVEHDFIMATYLADKVIVYEGQPAIDCTANSPQSLLSGMNKFLSHLDITFRRDPTNFRPRINKLESAKDREQKSVGSYYYL
- the LOC120654330 gene encoding ABC transporter E family member 2-like isoform X3; translated protein: MVQRLSRVAVVEEDRCKPKKCGQECKRNCPVVKIGKHCIEVGPKSKSALISEELCIGCGICVKKCPFGAITIINLPKDLDRDTTHRFGPNSFKLHRLPVPRPGQVLGLVGINGIGKSTALNILAGAIKPNLGRFNNPPDWHEILAYFHGSELQNYFKRMVENNLKPIMKPQVEIIHKNRNSCRGIVGQLLDRKDERGTKDQLCNELQLSEIIDREVAKLSGGELQRVGIAAAALQSAEIYMFDEPSSYLDVRQRLNAARVIKSLLRTNSYVIVVEHDLSVLDYMSDYVCCLYGKPGAYGVVTLPFSVREGVNIFLAGFIPTENLRFRDESLTFKIVDAQEDAEIKTYQQYKYPTMSKTIGNFKLTVVEGEFTDSQIVVMLGENGTGKTTFIRMLAGVEKPDTVDGVDIEVPEFYVSYKPQKIALTYPGSSAFIMWTATEGSNMCLSRKEQRIVASKVIKRFVLHANKTAFIVEHDFIMATYLADKVIVYEGQPAIDCTANSPQSLLSGMNKFLSHLDITFRRDPTNFRPRINKLESAKDREQKSVGSYYYL
- the LOC120654330 gene encoding ABC transporter E family member 2-like isoform X5 gives rise to the protein MVQRLSRVAVVEEDRCKPKKCGQECKRNCPVVKIGKHCIEVGPKSKSALISEELCIGCGICVKKCPFGAITIINLPKDLDRDTTHRFGPNSFKLHRLPVPRPGQVLGLVGINGIGKSTALNILAGAIKPNLGRFNNPPDWHEILAYFHGSELQNYFKRMVENNLKPIMKPQVEIIHKNRNSCRGIVGQLLDRKDERGTKDQLCNELQLSEIIDREVAKLSGGELQRVGIAAAALQSAEIYMFDEPSSYLDVRQRLNAARVIKSLLRTNSYVIVVEHDLSVLDYMSDYVCCLYGKPGAYGVVTLPFSVREGVNIFLAGFIPTENLRFRDESLTFKIVDAQEDAEIKTYQQYKYPTMSKTIGNFKLTVVEGEFTDSQIVVMLGENGTGKTTFIRMLAGVEKPDTVDGVDIEVPEFYVSYKPQKIALTYPATKNGATH
- the LOC120654330 gene encoding ABC transporter E family member 2-like isoform X2 — translated: MVQRLSRVAVVEEDRCKPKKCGQECKRNCPVVKIGKHCIEVGPKSKSALISEELCIGCGICVKKCPFGAITIINLPKDLDRDTTHRFGPNSFKLHRLPVPRPGQVLGLVGINGIGKSTALNILAGAIKPNLGRFNNPPDWHEILAYFHGSELQNYFKRMVENNLKPIMKPQVEIIHKNRNSCRGIVGQLLDRKDERGTKDQLCNELQLSEIIDREVAKLSGGELQRVGIAAAALQSAEIYMFDEPSSYLDVRQRLNAARVIKSLLRTNSYVIVVEHDLSVLDYMSDYVCCLYGKPGAYGVVTLPFSVREGVNIFLAGFIPTENLRFRDESLTFKIVDAQEDAEIKTYQQYKYPTMSKTIGNFKLTVVEGEFTDSQIVVMLGENGTGKTTFIRMLAGVEKPDTVDGVDIEVPEFYVSYKPQKIALTYPGSSAFIMWTATEGSNMCLSRKDIYLIDEQSASLDAEQRIVASKVIKRFVLHANKTAFIVEHDFIMATYLADKVIVYEGQPAIDCTANSPQSLLSGMNKFLSHLDITFRRDPTNFRPRINKLESAKDREQKSVGSYYYL